Sequence from the Orcinus orca chromosome 11, mOrcOrc1.1, whole genome shotgun sequence genome:
CTGTTGTGTGTACAGAGTTCACACTGGAGCATCATTTCCAACCCAGGGGTCTGACATTGGTGCTCCACGCTTGTTACAGCCGGGAACAGACAGGGTCCCACCTTCTCTGATTAGCCCCCTCCCAAAGCAGCCTCCCCCTTCCACGGATGGTTGTAATAATGATAACATAAAAATAGTAGTAATAACGACATGGACAGTGCCGCCCTCCCGGGGAAGGGGCAGAGTGGAGGCCCCCGTGTGTCTCCCGTCCCCCAGAGCTCAGGCCAATGCTGCTCCCCCAGCCTTAAGCCTGGAAAAGTTCAGTCTAAATTTCCCCACTGATCACTGTACAAATCTGCTCGCCTTCCCCCTGGGCGGGGGAGTCCCACCCTCTTCAAGGGGGCAAGGGGCGGGCGAACAGCCGGGATAAGGGATTAAGAGAGACCAGAATCTGGATTCAAAAAGAgtccttgagggcttccctggtggcgcagtggttgagagtccacctgccgatgcaggggacacaggttcgtgccccggtccaggaagatcccacatgctgcggagcggctgggcccatgagccatggccgctgagcctgcgcgtccggagcctgtgctccgcaacgggagaggccacagcggtgagaggcccgcgtactgcaaaaaaaaaaaaaaaagagttcttgaAATGTTACGGGTGGAAACTCATACCCCTCCCTGTCCTTCCTCCTGTCCCTTTGCCTCGCTGATGTGTGTCTCATCCTCTGCTGGGGAGCCCCAGACACCCCAGAATGTGTAAAGGAAGGGGTGGGAAGTTTCCCGTGCTCACCCCTGCTCCGAGGCGGCTCGCGCTGCCTGGGGAAGGGTGACCTTGGTCTTCTCCCCTGCAGGTCGTCTACTTCACAGCCACGTTCCCCTACCTGATGCTGGTCATCCTACTGATCCGGGGCATCACCCTGCCCGGAGCCTACGAGGGCATCATCTACTATCTAAAACCAGATTTGCTTCGGCTCAAGGACCCCCAGGTAGGAACCTCAATGGGGACTGTTTCCCCAGGCATCTCCCGCCCCAAACCAGATCTGGAGTTTTGAAACCCTTTGATTGCTTTTCGCTGTTTAGAGGCAATCTGTGCCCACTGGAGGCAAAAGTAGATAATATAGAAGACAATTATGAAAAAGGAACTAAAAACCTCTCGTAACCCCACCACTCAGCTCTAACCTCTGTTAGCATTTTAGTGTATTTCcttccaatatttttttctatctggtgtgtgtgtgtgtgtgttttcacgtAGTTGAGACAATTATTCGTggagataaatatattttcacttgAATTATAGTGTAAGCATCTTCCTTGTTATTAAACCCATTTGTAAATGTCATTTTATCATTTGCATAATGTTTCCTCTGTCCCCCATCCATCCGCTCACTCATCCAGCCAGGATGTACTGCGGTCCCATAAGTCCAGGTACCTCTCTAGAGCTGGTGTGGGCAGCGGGCGGACAGACCCGGACATATGACCTCTGGGCATCCACACCTAGGGCAGGTGTCGGCTCTTACTCAGTTCTTCCCCGTTCCTGCACATTTAggtcaagtatttttttttttttatgattgtaCAGACAACTGCAATGAACACCTTGTGTTTAAATCTTTGACCacatctctgattatttcctgaCAGTAGTCAGACGTAGAAGTGGGATTACTAAGTCAGGGAGTACGCACCTTTTGAGGCTCTTGACATGTGCTGTGGACTTTGACCGCCCGTGTTGGTGGGTACCCTTCCTTCTGTAGGCCCATGAGAGATTGAAGTAGAGTTAATTTTGACCTTTGATAGGTAAAAGTAGTAGCATGttgccattttcatttttttttttttactagtgcGTTGTTGGACATTTTGCCCCTCTGGACTTGTCTGAGCACATTCTttgcccctcccactccccccccTCCCCGTGGAGTCTTGGTGTCTTCTCTCTGTATTTGAAGGCCGTGGCCTCTGCCCACATGGCTGCCTGGGGGCACCTGCAGGTTGAGGGCAGCCAGGTCCTCAGCTCCGCCCTGCAGACAGGCCTCCTTCTCTGGTTCACCGTCTGTGGTGAACCAACTAGAAGTTACAGTCACGCGCGCCGACGTGGTGTGTGCTGAGTGCCCAGGGGAAGAGGATGCGTTAGCGGGCGTAGGCTGTAACGTGGGCTCTGCGGGGACGGAGGGGCCGCTGGTTGTGGAGGTGCGGGGTGGTCACTGCTCCAGGCCCTGGCGGGCTCCCCCCATCTTCCCACCGCTTCCTCGGGGTCTCCTGCAGGTGTGGATGGACGCAGGCACCCAGATCTTCTTCTCCTTCGCCATCTGCCAGGGGTGCCTGACGGCCCTGGGCAGCTACAACAAGTACCACAACAACTGCTACAGGTGAGCGGGGCGCAGGTCCTGGGAGGGGGCCTTCCTCCGTTGTGAGCAGGGGCCCGAAGCTGTGGTCCCCTTTCCAGACCtggtctttctccctccctttcttctcttcaccGTCTGGTACCTGGTCTTGGGCTCCTTTCCcccacttcctttcctctgtcCTCTTTACCGCTCACCGTCTTTGGATGTCCCCCCCCACGATgggtttctttctcccttttccttcccattttctgCAGGGACAGCATCGCCCTCTGCTTCCTGAACAGCGCCACCAGCTTCGTGGCCGGGTTTGTGGTCTTCTCCATCCTGGGCTTCATGTCCCAGGAGCAGGGGGTGCCCATCTCTGAGGTGGCCGAGTCAGGTGGGCGCTGCTTTGCTGCCTGGGGCCggggagaaggaggggcaggGGACAGGAGGCCAGGGGTCCCAGAAGCTGGGTACTGTAGGAACCTTTCAACATCAGGCGGCCGTGCTAGGCACAGAGCAGAACCCCAAaaccaggggagggaggagggaggcggggaCGGATGGGAAGACGGACGCACGAGTGGAAAGCGTGCTCCCCAGAGCAGTAGAAGAGCCAGCCGGCCCTCGGGAACcagcgcacgcacgcacgcaggCGCGCGCACACGCAGGCGCGCACGCACGCAGGCGCACGCACGCAGGCACGCACGCaggcgcgcgcacgcgcgcgaaCACAGGGGCGGGCCCCTGATGGCGTCTGTACCCGGCAGGCCCCGGTCTGGCCTTCATTGCCTTCCCCAAGGCTGTGAGCATGATGCCCCTGTCCCAGCTGTGGTCCTGCCTCTTCTTCATCATGCTCATCTTCCTCGGGCTGGACAGCCAGGttcgcccccgcccccgcccgcccccgcccgccctgcGACCCCCTTACTAGCTTCTGCGTCCGCCGCCATAACCTCCCCGACCTCGCTGGCCCCCGACCGGACTTCCCAGCCCTGGCCCCGGCATCCGGGGCCTGTCCTTGAGGCTGGTCGGGGGACGCCCAGCCTCCTCTTCCGGGAGGGGCCACCTGCTTTGCTCCCCCAGGCCCGACCCTTCCGCGCGCAGATGTGGACGCGCCCTCCCAAACCTTCGGGCCGCCCAGCCCCGCCCAGCCAACCCTCGCGGCTGGCACCTTCCGTGGTGGAGACGAGGCTGAGGCAGGGTTGGCCTCACCCCGGTTCTGGGCCCCATGCACTCTGTGGGCCATCGTGGGGTTGGGGAGCGAGGAGGCAGCGGCCCCTCTTACCAGCCCCCTCCGGCCCACAGTTTGTCTGTGTGGAGTGCCTGGTGACAGCCTCCGTGGACATGTTCCCCAGGCAGCTCCGGAAGAGCGGGCGGCGGGAGCTCCTGATCCTTGCCATCGTGGTCCTGTGCTACCTGATCGGGCTCTTCCTGGTCACCGAGGTGAGTGGCGGGGGCGGCCTGCAGGCTGGTGACCCCCTGACACCCTCAGAGCCACATTCCCCTCGCCTGCCTGGCCCTTCACTGCGAGGTTGGAGGGACCACATGGCGGAACCTTCCTGTGTTGGTTCCCTCTCCTTTGGTTTCAGGGGACAGAAATCAAACAAGCTGGCTTAAGCAGGAAGGTGACTTTTTTTGGTTAGGAAACAGAAAAGTCTAGAGATGCTTCGGTTTCAGGCACGGTTGGATCCAGCAGCTCCAATGGCATCCTTGGGGATGCTCCCCTCTATCTCCTGGCTTCCCTTTCCTCTGGTGATGTCATTCTTGGGCAGATTTCCCTCCTGGGATGTTACAGACAGCTCTGGGCAGCTTCAGGGTTCCCTTCTGCCACCAGCCAACCCCTGGGGGGATAGGGCTCTTTCCCTGAGAATTGGCCATTGCTCTTCTTTAGGCCTGGAGCAGGGAGGGGCGCACACTCAGAGTGAGGTGGCCGCAACTCGGCAACTTCCGGAAGGTGGGATGCTGGATAGACAGCACGGTGTACGTGCACCACAGTCCCCGGGGTCCTTGCAGATGTCAGAGATGTTGTCAGATgagggcagggaggctgggagtCAGGGACAGGCAGGGCAAACTCTTTTTGGCTGCAAGGGATGAATTCCCTGGACCGGGCAGGGTGGCCTCCCAGATGGGCTCCTGTCATCTCGTGTGGTCTGGGGCATGTCCCCTGCCCCCCGGCCGAGGTCTCACTCTGCCTCTTGCCCCACAGGGCGGGATGTACATCTTCCAGCTGTTTGATTATTACGCCTGCAGTGGCACGTGCCTGCTGTTCCTTTCCGTGTTTGAAGTGATCTGCATCGGCTGGGTGTACGGtaagtgggtgggtgggggaggcttGGGGCCATGGGAAGGGCAGGATGTGCCCAGGGTGAGGACGGGCCCGCCGGTCTCTGCAGGTCTTTGTGCTGCTGTCCTGGTCCTTTTTACTTGAGGAGTTTAGCCGTTGCTGGGAACCCAGGTGTTTCTCATTACGGCAGTGGAGCTGGACTAATGACAAAGGAGTTCTTTGAAGAGTGAGAATGATTATAAATAACTGTGCACAGCTTTCTGGGTGCAGAGGCTGTTGGAGGCCTTCTCCCATGGGAATCCTAGTCAAAAGGGACCTCCAGGGCCACTTAGTCTGATCCTTCAGAGATTCCCACATGCGCTTTCAAAGTCATCACCCAGGCTTTGGTTGAACACTTCCATGGACAGGAAGCTCATCCCCGTGTTTTTGACGTAGCCTTTTCTGTTGTGGTGGTCGTGCATTTCTTTCTGATACTTTGGTGAATTCTGGCTTCCACTGACTCCCACCAACAGCCCCGCCCCCTCGGCACCGAGGAAGTCAGCCAGCGGTGCTGACCACATGGTATCCAGGCTGTTATCGTTCCTGATGACGGCGGCGGCGGTGGCCTGGGGTGAGGTTAGAGGAGAAGTCTTTATGTTCCGAGCACTgcactgctgagtgctgagtgctGTCTTGTAATCTGCACCACAGCCCTTCAcaggggaaaccgaggctcagagaggttgggtcCCTTGCCTGTGCTCACACAGCAGGCAGGTGGAGGAGCCGTCATCATGCCGCAGGTCCCTCTGGCTCCACCGCACCAGCTGGGGGAACGGATTGTCAGTGTGCCAAAGCTCAGGGCAGAGAGGGTGCGTGGGTACCATGCAGCAGGGCCTCAGGACGAGCCCCGAATAGGAAGGGTTTTATCTTGCTACCCTAGGCCTTCCTCGTTGGCGTCCTTCCCACCCCACGTGTCTCCTACCTTTTCGCTCTGGTTTCCCCACTGCTTTTCGACACTTGTTCTCAGAGAGGATCTGACAAACTCGATCACAGCGAGGTGTAAACGGCTGATAATATGTCACACCTACAGCAGCGGTATCTGCTTTTCACCTGGGGGGAGGTTAAGAAGCCAAAGGGTCGGCTGTCTAACGGTGGCATTTCGCAGTGTTCCTTTTGTGGTGGTGAGGGGGTGGCTAGAGGGCTCCCAGGCCTTTCCCAGTCAGTGGCTCTTTACTTCTTAGAAGGTGGAGCAAATGTGGAAACCTAAGGACATGAAACCAAGTGCGGGAGGCAGTGTTTCCATGGCCACAGCCCAGCCCCCTTCTGTGCttcactgggagcacagaggggCCCCCTGGAGTCTGGGGTGCAGGTGCCGCCCCCACCCTACAGGGCTCAGCGCTGGGCTCGAGCATCATCGGCTCCCTTGGTGTTTTGCTATTTTTACTTGAAGCCGAGTTCACCTCTGCGACGCAATAAGCATGTGTATAGCCGCTGAGCCCCGTTTGGGCTCACACCCTCCTCTGTGTTAGGACTGGGGTCTTCATCCGCAGACCTGAGAGCAGAGAGACACTGGGAGGTTAGGGGTTCTTGGTTGGTGGCCGCCTCCCCGCCTCCAGTGTCACTCATGCGTCCAGATCCAGGTTCCCCACCACGGTGCGGGGAGGCGGACGAAGCAGGTGAGTCCTTCCCCGAGCCCACCCGCCGTCCCCTTCCTGTCCTCACattctcccccccacccacctGGTCAGGGGCCGACCGTTTCTATGACAACGTGGAGGACATGATTGGCTACCGGCCGTGGCCCCTAGTGAAGATCTCCTGGCTCTTCCTGACCCCGGGCCTTTGCCTGGTATGTGCCCTccagcaccaccacccccacctcctcctgcctctAGCCATCTCGGGGCACGGGCAGAGTTCTGGGGCTCCTTCCCTCCTGCGCCTGCGCAGTTACCTGCAGGGGCTGCTTCGTGCCCTCTTATGTGCTGGTTCCCCGCCCCCCTTTTCTCACCCGTCTCTTTGCTTTACCAGCACTACCATCTGGTCTAGTTCctgctccatccctccctccctccctcgcacctccgtctgtctgtctgcctgcgtGATTTCCCAGCTGTTggtctcccctccctgcctctgagCCCGCGGTCTGTGACGCACTTGTAGAGGGAGCCTCTGCTCTCCATCTCTAGAGGCGCCAGTGTGTTGGTGTTTAACTGCTCCGTCCCGAGGAGAGGGTTTCCCGGGCTCCTCCTGCATCTGCGTCCTCCCGCTGTCTTTCTAGGCCACTTTCCTCTTCTCCTTGAGCAAGTACACACCTCTCAGATACAACAACGTCTACGTGTACCCGGCCTGGGGATACTTCATCGGCTGGCTCCTGGCTGGCTCCTCCATGAGCTGCGTCCCACTCTTCGTCGTCGTCGCCCTCCTGAAGACCCAGGGTTCCTTCAGGAAGgtaggggctggggaggtggcgCATCAAAGGAGGGCACCGAAGGGGCTGGACTCTGGGCAGGACACCACGGCCGGGCCAGCTCTGAGTGCCGGGCTGCCCTTCGGTCTAAGGGAATTTTAAGGAGAAGGGCCTTTGAAGAAGGGCTTCATTTTCAGAAATGTTCAAGAGTCCTAGAGTCCTAGACCTTCAGCATCTGACCTCCAGCAGATCATCTGGGCAGGTTGACCAAGGGCAGCTGTCAAGGGGTTAAGGGGGAAAGTAAGTCACAAATAAGAACACAAGGTGCCAGACGCAGAGGGTCATAGAGCGCAGATTCCTGCTCTTGGAAACTGGGaccagcagccatggttcatcCACACAGGCTCCtggcttctctcctcctctcagCCCTGCCTGCGAACCATATGCAAAAGGCTCCCTGTTTAGGCTTCGGGACATGTCTTCCTGGAAGGGATAGAGCCAGTGTCCCACAAGGACATTACATTTGTGGAAATCTGTCTCGCCCACAAGTCACAGAAAACCCAACGTGCAGTGAGCAAACGGGCTTGGTTTCTTCTTACACATGAAGAGGGCCAGAGACGGGGGCTCCTGGCGTTTGGTCCAGCTGCTTAAAGAGGCCGTTAGGGACCAGGCGCTTCCTCCATTCCTGGGCTTCCATCCTGGgcatgttgtcttttcatcatcATGCTTATCACCGCATGGTCACAAGAAGGTTGTCCTGCTTCCAGTTATCACGCCTGCATTCAAAGCAAGAAGGAGGTGGCACCAGTAACAGCGGTAATCGTAGGACTGCTACTAGGAGGAACAATGATAGACACTTACTGAGCGTGTGATAATAGCAGCAGTAAGAACAGTAACAAGAACAAAATAGACGCTTGCTGATCACTTAACcctgtgccgggcactgttctCTGAGGTGCGTGCTGTCACCTTACAGACGAGTCACAGTGTGGTTCGGTGGGGTGCCTACGACCGCGCAGGCGTCAGTAACAGAGCCAGGACAGGAGCCAGGCGGTTCACACGCTCGGCCACACGTGACTGCCTCTCTCGCTTCTCGAGCTCTGTGCCCTTTCACTCACTCACgctgtgtgctgggccctggggacacagacacgaGGACACGTCTTTGCCTCTCTTGCCACCAGCACCACTGACTCCTCTTCTCCCCGCAGCGCCTGCGGCAGCTCGTCACCCCTGACCCCAGCCTGCCACAGCCCAAGCGACACCTGTGTCTGGACGGTGGCAGCAGCCGGGACTGCGGGCCCTCCCCAACGAAGGCGGGTCTCATGGCCGGGGAGAAGGAGACGCACTTGTAGGATGTGGCTGGAAACCAGGTGGCTACTGAGCCAGGAAGCTGGGTCAGGGCCCCCGTGCCCCCGGCGGACAGCCTTCACCTCTGCCCCCTCCTGCAGCCCTGCCGAGAAGCTCTGTGATGTCTGTGGGCATCCCCTCCCGGTGGGCTAGAGAGGGTGCCGCCAGAGCCTGCCTTGCCTGTTGGAACACCCCGTCTTATCTGTGAAGGAGGTGGTCTTTCCGGAGCCCACCGTCTGGTTAGAACAACTGCAGTGTGCAACAGCGGATCACCCACTGTAGGGAGGCTTCCTCTTAGCACGTAGGATCTCTGTGCCTGGGGAGGGTAGCGCCCCTAGAGATACACGCCATGTTGCATGTGACAACTGAACACCCCACGCTGGGTCCTGACGCTCCACTGGAGGGCTTCCTCACCTGGCTTAGTGTCCTGGAGCCCGCGGGAAGGAACCAGAGAAACGGCCACCGTTGTCTTGCATTTTCCCGGAGGCGGTGTCGCAAGGtgtccccagctccagccccagtTCCACGCCCGCCTTGCAGTGGTGTCCTTGACGCACAGAGCATTGGGGAGGTAGGGGCTCAGGAGGGCCCCCACACTTGGCAAATAGGCACGACCACGGGCCTGCACCCAGGACAGACATGGCTGGTCGGCTGCATGTTCTGTCCCAGCTGATGCCCTCCAGAGACAGTGCCCCCGGCAGCTCCCGACCCCGActtcatggatgaggaaactgaggaacccAAGGGACGAAATGACTTTTCAAGTTCATGAAGCTCCTCGGGGCCAGAGACACGACTAAAGCCGGGTGTCCTGCTCTCGGGCCGGtgtccctcccactgccccctcctgccTTGTTAACAAGCACCCGTGGGTCACCTGCCGTGTGTGCCAGCCTCCTTTCTGTTCATTGTGgttcctggggtgggagggagagagtccCCCTCGAGCAGCCCGCCCAGATTGGCAGCCCTACCCTGGCAGCTCCTCCACTAGCCCATACCCCTCTGACCGGATTTCCTCCCTGGACTTTGGTCTTCGTTCCACTTTCCACTTCCCCTCCCGCAGGGTTTGCCTGGACATCTGGGAGAGCCACCCCCTGACTCCCACGGAGAGAGGTGTGGGGTGCTTCTCTCCCCAGGCCCTTGCCAAACCGCACCAGACccttccctggctggggaaggcttcctggaggaggctcTGTGGTCTTGTGTTCCAACggcaaggtgggggggggggtctgtgGGGGGTAGGCCACTTCTGGACAGTGTCCTGGGGAGAACCTGGGGTCTGGAAGAAGGGCCACCGCCTGCAGTGATGCGAAGGTAGGAAAAGTCCCTGCCTGGTGACTGGAGGAAAAATCTGTGGTCCAGCCAGGGTGAGCTCCAGCCTGACAGCCCCAGGCATCCTCAGATCATCTGCCATCCTTTGCCCAGATCTGCAAGGGCTTCTCAGCTTGTGAGAATAGGGACGCTGGCACCCTGGGCACAAGCAGATGTCCAGACCCCTGGGTTCTGGACATTCCCTTCTGCCTCGGACTGCTCGCGCACTggtactcactttttttttttttaatttattatttacttatttgttcatttttggctgcgttgggacttcgttgctgcgtgtgggctttctccagttgtggcgagcaggggctactcttcgttgcggtgcgtgggcttctcactgcggtggcttctcttgttgcagagcacaggctctaggcgcgcgggcttcagtagttgtggcgcgtgggctcagttgttatggctcgcaggctcagtagttgtggcacacgggcttagttgctccgcagcatgtgggatcttcccagaccagggcttgaacccgtgtcccctgcattggcaggcggatacttaaccaccacgccaccagggaagtccctggtactCACTTTTATTGGCGAGTCAGTGGGTAAAGAAGGAGGTCCAGCAGAAGGGGATGGAGAGGAAGTCTGCGCCAGCCAGATCGCCCCCATTTACCAAACTGGGGACCTGAGTGGGGCAGGCATGGTGCCCTCTGCTGCCGCCTAGTGGCATAAGGGAACAGTGccgcctccccagccctgcctcccaccTCCTGAGCCCCTTCCCC
This genomic interval carries:
- the SLC6A12 gene encoding sodium- and chloride-dependent betaine transporter, producing MAADDRKVAVPKDGPSVVSWVPEEGEKLDQEGKDQVKDRGQWSNKMEFVLSVAGEIIGLGNVWRFPYLCYKNGGGAFFFPYFIFFFTCGIPVFFLEVALGQYTSQGSVTAWRKICPLLQGIGLASVVIEAYLNVYYIIILSWALFYLFSSFTSELPWTACTHSWNTEHCMDFLNRSAAGAATPPVNFTSPVMEFWERRVLGISSGIHDLGALRWELALCLLLAWVVCYFCIWKGVKSTGKVVYFTATFPYLMLVILLIRGITLPGAYEGIIYYLKPDLLRLKDPQVWMDAGTQIFFSFAICQGCLTALGSYNKYHNNCYRDSIALCFLNSATSFVAGFVVFSILGFMSQEQGVPISEVAESGPGLAFIAFPKAVSMMPLSQLWSCLFFIMLIFLGLDSQFVCVECLVTASVDMFPRQLRKSGRRELLILAIVVLCYLIGLFLVTEGGMYIFQLFDYYACSGTCLLFLSVFEVICIGWVYGADRFYDNVEDMIGYRPWPLVKISWLFLTPGLCLATFLFSLSKYTPLRYNNVYVYPAWGYFIGWLLAGSSMSCVPLFVVVALLKTQGSFRKRLRQLVTPDPSLPQPKRHLCLDGGSSRDCGPSPTKAGLMAGEKETHL